One stretch of Oncorhynchus tshawytscha isolate Ot180627B linkage group LG21, Otsh_v2.0, whole genome shotgun sequence DNA includes these proteins:
- the LOC112238914 gene encoding catenin alpha-1: MSLIQAAKNLMNTVVSTVKASYVASTKYQKSMAMQSLNMPAISWKMKAPEKKPWSREKQEDGSNNKVKRSSQKKHINPVQALSEFKAMDSI, translated from the exons ATGTCTCTGATCCAGGCAGCTAAGAACCTGATGAATACGGTGGTGTCCACGGTCAAGGCGAGCTACGTGGCCTCCACTAAGTACCAGAAGTCCATGGCCATGCAGTCCCTCAACATGCCTGCTATCTCCTGGAAGATGAAGGCCCCAGAGAAGAAACCCTGGtcaagagagaaacaggaagatgGATCCAACAACAAG gtcaagaGGTCATCCCAAAAGAAGCACATCAACCCTGTCCAGGCCCTCAGCGAGTTCAAAGCCATGGATAGCATCTAG